In a single window of the Mus musculus strain C57BL/6J chromosome 6, GRCm38.p6 C57BL/6J genome:
- the Ndnf gene encoding protein NDNF isoform X1, with amino-acid sequence MELFYWCLLCLLLPLTSRTQKLPTRDEELFQMQIRDKEFFHDSSVIPDGAEVSSYLFRDTPRRYFFMVEEDNTPLSVTVTPCDAPLEWKLSLQELHEGSSADGSGDPELLDQQKQQMTDVEGTELFSYKGNDVEYFLSSSSPSGLYQLELLSTEKDTHFKVYATTTPESDQPYPELPYDPRVDVTSFGRTTVTLAWKPSPTASILKQPIEYCVVINKEHNFKSLCAAETKMNADDAFMVAPKPGLDFNPFDFAHFGFPTDNLGKDRSLLAKPSPKVGRHVYWRPKVDIQKICIGNKNIFTVSDLKPDTQYYFDVFMVNTNTNMSTAYVGAFVRTKEEAKQKTVELKDGRVTDVFVKRKGKKFLRFAPVSSHQKVTFFIHSCMDAVQVQVRRDGRLLLSQNVEGIRQFQLRGKPKGKYLIRLKGNRKGASKLKILATTRPSKHAFPSLPEDTRIKAFDKLRTCSSVTVAWLGTQERRKFCIYRKEVDGNYSEDQKRREQNQCLGPDTRKKSEKVLCKYFHSQNLQKAVTTETIRDLQPGKSYLLDVYVVGHGGHSVKYQSKIVKTRKVC; translated from the exons ATGGAGCTGTTCTACTGGTGTTTGCTGTGCCTCCTGTTACCACTCACTTCAAGGACCCAGAAGCTGCCCACCCGAGATGAGGAACTTTTTCAGATGCAGATCCGGGATAAGGAATTTTTTCACGATTCATCTGTGATTCCAGATGGAGCTGAAGTCAGCAGTTATCTCTTTAGAGATACACCTAGAAG GTATTTCTTCATGGTTGAGGAAGATAACACCCCACTGTCAGTCACAGTGACACCTTGCGATGCACCTTTGGAGTGGAAGCTTAGCCTTCAGGAGCTGCATGAGGGGTCCAGTGCAGATGGATCAG gtgacccAGAACTACTTgaccagcagaagcagcagatgaCTGATGTAGAGGGCACAGAACTATTCTCCTACAAGGGCAATGATGTAGAGTATTTTCTGTCTTCAAGTTCCCCATCTGGTTTGTATCAGTTGGAGCTTCTTtcaacagagaaagacacacatttCAAAGTATATGCCACCACCACACCAGAATCTGACCAGCCATACCCTGAATTACCATATGACCCCAGAGTTGATGTGACCTCCTTTGGACGTACCACAGTCACTTTGGCCTGGAAGCCAAGCCCTACAGCCTCTATATTGAAACAACCCATAGAGTACTGTGTGGTCATCAACAAGGAGCACAATTTCAAAAGCCTCTGTGCAGCAGAAACAAAGATGAATGCAGATGATGCCTTCATGGTGGCGCCCAAACCTGGTCTAGACTTTAACCCCTTTGACTTTGCCCATTTTGGATTTCCAACAGATAATTTGGGTAAAGATCGAAGCCTCCTGGCAAAGCCTTCTCCCAAAGTGGGGCGCCATGTCTACTGGAGGCCCAAGGTTGACATTCAAAAAATTTGcataggaaataaaaacattttcacagTCTCTGACCTGAAGCCCGATACCCAATACTACTTTGATGTCTTCATGGTCAATACCAACACCAACATGAGTACAGCTTATGTGGGTGCCTTTGTCAGGACCAAGGAGGAGGCAAAACAGAAGACAGTGGAACTCAAAGACGGGAGGGTCACAGATGTGTTTGttaaaaggaaggggaaaaagtTTCTACGGTTTGCTCCAGTCTCCTCTCACCAAAAGGTCAcgttctttattcattcttgtatGGATGCCGTTCAAGTCCAAGTGAGAAGAGATGGGAGGCTGCTTCTGTCACAGAATGTGGAAGGCATTCGGCAGTTTCAGTTAAGAGGAAAACCCAAAGGAAAATACCTCATTCGACTGAAAGGCAACAGGAAAGGAGCATCAAAGCTGAAAATACTGGCGACCACCAGGCCCAGTAAGCATGCATTCCCCTCTCTTCCCGAAGACACAAGAATCAAAGCTTTTGACAAGCTACGTACCTGCTCTTCAGTTACGGTGGCATGGCTTGGCACCCAAGAAAGGAGAAAGTTTTGTATCTACAGAAAGGAAGTGGATGGAAACTACAGTGAAGaccagaagagaagagagcaaaacCAGTGCCTAGGACCAGACaccagaaagaaatcagagaaggtCCTTTGCAAATACTTCCACAGCCAAAACCTGCAGAAAGCAGTGACTACAGAGACAATCAGAGATCTGCAGCCTGGGAAGTCTTACCTGCTGGATGTTTACGTCGTAGGACATGGGGGACACTCTGTGAAGTATCAAAGTAAAATTGTGAAAACAAGGAAGGTCTGTTAG